From the Homo sapiens chromosome 1, GRCh38.p14 Primary Assembly genome, one window contains:
- the EXO5 gene encoding exonuclease V isoform X1: MAETREEETVSAEASGFSDLSDSEFLEFLDLEDAQESKALVNMPGPSSESLGKDDKPISLQNWKRGLDILSPMERFHLKYLYVTDLATQNWCELQTAYGKELPGFLAPEKAAVLDTGASIHLARELELHDLVTVPVTTKEDAWAIKFLNILLLIPTLQSEGHIREFPVFGEGEGVLLVGVIDELHYTAKGELELAELKTRRRPMLPLEAQKKKDCFQVSLYKYIFDAMVQGKVTPASLIHHTKLCLEKPLGPSVLRHAQQGGFSVKSLGDLMELVFLSLTLSDLPVIDILKIEYIHQETATVLGTEIVAFKEKEVRAKVQHYMAYWMGHREPQGVDVEEAWKCRTCTYADICEWRKGSGVLSSTLAPQVKKAK; encoded by the coding sequence ATGGCAGAGACAAGAGAAGAGGAGACAGTGTCAGCAGAAGCCTCAGGGTTCTCAGACTTGAGTGACTCAGAGTTCCTGGAGTTTCTGGACCTAGAAGATGCCCAAGAGTCAAAGGCTTTAGTTAACATGCCTGGCCCATCTTCTGAATCCCTTGGGAAGGATGACAAACCCATAAGCTTACAAAACTGGAAAAGAGGATTGGATATATTATCACCCATGGAGAGATtccaccttaaatatttatatgtcaCTGACCTGGCTACTCAGAACTGGTGTGAACTGCAAACAGCATATGGGAAGGAGCTTCCTGGTTTCTTGGCACCTGAGAAGGCAGCTGTGTTGGACACTGGTGCCAGCATACACCTAGCTAGAGAACTAGAACTTCATGATCTTGTGACTGTCCCAGTCACCACTAAAGAAGATGCTTGGGCAATTAAGTTTCTGAACATACTTTTGCTGATTCCTACCCTGCAGTCAGAAGGGCACATCAGAGAGTTTCCAGTGTTTGGGGAAGGGGAGGGTGTACTTCTTGTTGGAGTGATTGATGAGCTGCACTATACAGCCAAGGGGGAACTGGAGCTGGCGGAACTCAAGACACGCAGGCGCCCTATGCTCCCTCTGGaagctcagaagaagaaagactGTTTTCAAGTCAGCCTATACAAATATATCTTTGATGCCATGGTACAAGGAAAAGTGACCCCTGCTAGCCTAATCCACCACACAAAGTTGTGTCTAGAAAAGCCACTGGGGCCATCAGTGCTGAGGCATGCCCAGCAGGGAGGCTTCTCTGTGAAGTCTTTGGGTGACCTCATGGAACTTGTCTTCTTGTCTCTAACACTGTCAGACCTCCCAGTTATTGATATCTTGAAGATTGAGTATATCCACCAAGAGACTGCCACTGTGCTGGGTACTGAGATTGTAGCCTTCAAAGAGAAGGAGGTGAGAGCCAAGGTGCAGCATTATATGGCCTACTGGATGGGCCACCGAGAGCCCCAGGGAGTTGACGTGGAGGAGGCTTGGAAGTGCCGGACGTGTACCTATGCAGACATTTGTGAGTGGAGAAAGGGCAGTGGAGTGCTCAGCTCTACACTGGCGCCCCAAGTCAAAAAAGCCAAATGA